From one Humulus lupulus chromosome 8, drHumLupu1.1, whole genome shotgun sequence genomic stretch:
- the LOC133796115 gene encoding uncharacterized protein LOC133796115, with product MTSGDAFKLYNKPKARTSASKRKESRQYPGESSSDPSKKRARTEKPPTPVPSKEITPPPAPIDPTPPTSIDSTPLAPINPTPLDQSGKTQAEAVLNTAYNSANDKLKKLSSHRRSQEAFSNVSSMKVKQILSHSLNEILSGVLTLSIGWRHSEETSAKHAEEIKAIEGRLVEQLKAPEDRHAQLGEELRAAEEQSAKMGEELKQHNETLAKVTESKEKYREASVINFKEASKLQDELAISRKETTELEEQVKLLEETNASDFERFKDAAKLAIARLEEEETAQGSLEISLATGIEGIDEGADTTVDQQPQDPPATPAAS from the exons ATGACTTCTGGAGATGCATTCAAACTGTACAACAAACCCAAAGCCAGGACTTCTGCGAGCAAGAGGAAAGAAAGCAGGCAGTACCCTGGGGAAAGTAGCAGCGACCCTTCCAAGAAAAGGGCTCGGACTGAGAAACCTCCTACACCTGTACCTTCCAAGGAAattactcctcctccagctcccatcgACCCGACTCCCCCAACTTCTATTGACTCGACTCCTCTAGCTCCTATCAACCCAACGCCTCTTGACCAGTCAGGAAAAACTCAGGCCGAGGCTGTTTTGAACACAGCCTACAACTCGGCCAATGATAAACTGAAGAAGCTATCAAGCCATCGGCGCAGTCAGGAAGCCTTCAGTAATGTCTCCTCCATGAAGGTTAAGCAGATTCTTAGTCACTCACTGAATGAAATACTCAGT GGAGTTTTGACCCTGAGTATTGGCTGGCGTCATTCGGAGGAGACGTCTGCCAAGCATGCTGAAGAAATTAAGGCTATCGAGGGAAGACTCGTTGAGCAGCTCAAAGCGCCCGAGGATAGACACGCCCAACTGGGCGAGGAGCTAAGAGCAGCTGAGGAGCAAAGTGCCAAAATGGGCGAGGAGCTAAAGCAACATAATGAGACCTTGGCCAAAGTCACTGAGTCCAAAGAGAAGTATAGGGAGGCTTCGGTGATTAATTTCAAAGAAGCTTCCAAACTCCAAGACGAGCTGGCTATTAGCAGGAAAGAAACTACTGAACTGGAGGAGCAAGTCAAATTGCTCGAAGAGACCAACGCTAGTGACTTTGAGAGGTTTAAGGATGCA GCTAAGCTGGCAATTGCTCGCCTAGAGGAAGAGGAGACAGCTCAGGGATCCCTTGAGATTTCTTTGGCCACAGGTATTGAAGGCATTGACGAGGGTGCTGATACCACAGTCGACCAACaacctcaagatcctccagctacTCCTGCTGCttcataa